GAGCACGAAGATCCCGGCGCCGATGATCGCGCCGATGCCGAGCATCGTGAGGTTGAGGGCGCCGAGCGCACGCTTGAGCGTGACCTCTTGTCCCTCGGACGCCGCCTCCGACTGCAGCAGGCTGATGCTTTTCGTGGACCACAAGCCCATTGAAGGTCTCCCGAGGTCTGACGTAAAAGAGGCGGCACCGATGAATCGCGCCGCCGGCGAACAAACGTTCCGTCGAGCCTGCTCAGCGCCGGGTAGGAGGTGGCGCGGATCGAACTACTGTATACACTTGTCTGCGCGCAACTTGCGCCACATTAAAAGCGTTGTCAAGCAATCGGCCGCGATCCTGACACGCCTCTGACCTGCGGCCCGACAGTACTAACGTTTCGACGGAAGAACCCGCTGAGATCGGCCGCCGTTCGCCGTGCGCCACGTCTTTCCGTCGTCGCTCGTCTCGAGACGCCAGGTGTACTCGTCGCGCTTCGTGAAATCGTTGACGGTCCGGAACCAGCGCCCGTTCGTGCTCGCCGCGAGCCCGCCATACGTCCACACCACGCCGTTGATCGTCAGCGGAACCGGCGCGAGTGTGTCGCCCGGATTCGGCACGACGTAGAATACGAACGCTCCGGTCCTCGGATTTCGCGTGAAGAAGTTCATCGCGTGCTGCACGCCGGCGACGGTCGTGATCGTTTGGTCGCAGATCACGCCGTTACCCTGCGGGGTCCAATCGCAGCTCGACTTCGCCGAAACGCCTTGCGTCGCGTCGCTCTGCCACACGCCGACGATCGCCCCGAGCGGCTCGGCGCCCGGCGCGGGCTTCTGCGCCGCGAGCGGCGACGCGATCGCCAGAGCGCCGGCGACAGCTTTGGCCAATCGACGGAAGCCCGCGAGTGTGGTCACCGGTCCAGCGGTCCGCCGGTCCACCGGTCTTCCGGTCGTCACACCGAGTAGTTGGGCGCCTCGCGCGTGATCTGCACGTCGTGCGGATGCGACTCCCGCAGCCCCGCCGACGTGATGCGCACGAACTCCGTTTCCGTTCGCAGCTCGTCGACCGTGGCGCATCCGACGTAACCCATTCCGCTGCGCAGACCGCCGACCATCTGAAAAAGCACGTCCGCGACGGGCCCGCGATACGGCACGCGGCCCTCGATGCCCTCCGGCACCAACTTCCTCGGCGAGAGCTCGCCTTCCTGGAAGTACCGATCCGCGCTTCCGTCCTGCATCGCCGAAAGACTGCCCATGCCGCGCACCATCTTGAAGCGGCGCCCCTCGAGCAGGAATGACTCGCCCGGACTTTCTTCCGTCCCGGCGAGCATCGATCCCATCATCACGCACGACGCGCCGGCGGCGAGCGCTTTGACCGCGTCCCCGGAGTACTTGATGCCGCCATCTGCAATGACGGGGATATCTCCCGCCCCATCCACGGCATCGAGAACCGCCGTGAGCTGCGGTACGCCGACACCCGTCACGACGCGCGTCGTGCAGATGGATCCAGGCCCGACGCCGACTTTCACCGCATCGACTCCGCGCTCGACGAGCGCTTCGGCGGCCTCGCGTGTCGCGATGTTGCCGGCGATGAGCTGAACGTCGGGGAACGCTTCGCGCACCCGCGCCGTCGCTTCGAGCACGGCGTCGGCGTGTCCATGCGCCGTGTCGACGACGATCGCGTCGACGCCCGCGTCGATCAACGCGCGCGCTCGCGAGATGAAGTCTCCCGCCGCGCCGATCGCGGCGGCGACGCGCAACCGGCCGAACTTGTCCTTGTTGGCGTCCGGATACTGCCGCCGCTTGTGGATGTCCTTGATCGTGATGAGCCCTTTCAGAACGCCGCGCTCGTCGACGACCGGCAGCTTCT
The Gemmatimonadaceae bacterium DNA segment above includes these coding regions:
- the guaB gene encoding IMP dehydrogenase, whose product is MREEYALTFDDVLLVPRHSLTHPKDVSVTSRFTRGIELRVPLVSAAMDTVTESDMAIAMARAGGIGVLHKNMSIDRQSSEVDRVKRSESGMILKPITLRSSDTVREATALMHRFRISGVPIVDDDEKLVGIITNRDLQFERNLDRPLSEAMTSEGLITAREGTTLDEAEQILGRNRIEKLPVVDERGVLKGLITIKDIHKRRQYPDANKDKFGRLRVAAAIGAAGDFISRARALIDAGVDAIVVDTAHGHADAVLEATARVREAFPDVQLIAGNIATREAAEALVERGVDAVKVGVGPGSICTTRVVTGVGVPQLTAVLDAVDGAGDIPVIADGGIKYSGDAVKALAAGASCVMMGSMLAGTEESPGESFLLEGRRFKMVRGMGSLSAMQDGSADRYFQEGELSPRKLVPEGIEGRVPYRGPVADVLFQMVGGLRSGMGYVGCATVDELRTETEFVRITSAGLRESHPHDVQITREAPNYSV